The following are encoded in a window of Solidesulfovibrio magneticus RS-1 genomic DNA:
- a CDS encoding chemotaxis protein CheW, translated as MKEPTESCDDQYLTFTLEKGLYALSINHVREVLEYVTITKMPRTPDYICGVINLRGHAVPVVDLKVKFGLGQTEKTINTCIIITEVNFEGDQTVFGILSDSVREVYEMDEGQIEPPPNMGTAIRKDFIVGMGRSDDVFIIILDINKVFSTQELASVLDAVGQDNHSAIAL; from the coding sequence ATGAAAGAACCAACAGAAAGTTGCGATGATCAGTACTTAACTTTTACACTTGAAAAAGGGCTATACGCCCTAAGTATCAATCATGTAAGAGAAGTTCTTGAGTATGTGACAATTACTAAAATGCCGAGGACGCCGGACTATATCTGTGGCGTTATTAATTTAAGAGGTCACGCAGTCCCAGTAGTCGATCTCAAAGTAAAGTTCGGCCTTGGACAAACCGAAAAAACCATCAATACATGCATCATAATTACCGAAGTAAATTTTGAAGGTGACCAAACTGTGTTTGGAATTCTTTCTGATTCTGTCCGAGAAGTCTACGAAATGGATGAAGGACAAATCGAACCCCCGCCTAACATGGGTACTGCCATTCGAAAAGATTTTATAGTTGGGATGGGTCGATCAGATGATGTATTCATCATCATTTTAGATATTAACAAAGTCTTCAGTACGCAAGAACTTGCTAGCGTTCTTGATGCTGTCGGACAAGATAACCATTCCGCCATAGCTCTTTGA
- a CDS encoding methyl-accepting chemotaxis protein: protein MRNIKLGMKIGIGFGILILISCSLGVMAIFNMSTVEHNAKRLSDEYVPEVAIANNVERSSFMTMYAWRGYSLSEEESFLEEGKKELIQVQKYLSDAKAHADKYSDLVKLRENVSLAQGKVNEYSKLADQTVSLIQALDKDRKILNDSATSYIKSSNEFLKSQEDSLAKDITSGVSAEKLKERSSKISKINDVIDLGNDTRISVWKAQALREPKVLEGAMSNFSKIEDLLFKIKNITFAENNLKQLAAISESAQAYKSAMTGLLANWNELQKINVKRTEIGQAVLSAAAQTSLAGMDQTSEISKEAVTNLGTASTTMIVGLSIALLLGIIVSVVLTKAITGPVQKGVKFAEAMSNGDFTKTLDIEQKDEIGILAASLNTMVVKLREVVAEIQSASENVASGSEELSASAQSMSQGATEQAASVEEISSSMEQMSSNIKQNAENAQQTQSIAVKAAQDAQEGGKAVISAVTAMKNIAEKISIIEEIARQTNLLALNAAIEAARAGEHGKGFAVVAAEVRKLAERSGSAASEISDLSTSSVRIAEQAGEMLTKMVPDIQRTADLVQEIAASSMEQNSGADQINKAITQLDQVVQQNASASEEMASTSEELSSQAEQLQSTIEFFQVGNTGNRRRSMPKALPTGRQRVVHSARRQTSTAKIDLDMEDTDFEKF, encoded by the coding sequence ATGCGAAATATTAAACTTGGGATGAAGATCGGCATTGGCTTTGGAATCCTCATATTAATTTCATGCTCTCTTGGGGTGATGGCCATATTCAATATGTCCACAGTCGAGCACAATGCAAAAAGGCTATCAGATGAGTATGTCCCTGAGGTAGCCATTGCCAACAACGTTGAACGCTCTTCGTTTATGACGATGTACGCATGGCGAGGATATAGTCTTTCAGAAGAAGAATCATTTCTCGAAGAAGGCAAAAAAGAACTTATTCAAGTTCAAAAGTATCTATCTGACGCGAAAGCACATGCCGACAAATACTCTGACTTGGTTAAATTACGCGAAAACGTTTCTTTAGCCCAAGGAAAAGTTAACGAGTATTCAAAGCTAGCAGACCAAACAGTTTCTTTAATCCAAGCTCTAGATAAAGACCGAAAAATTCTTAACGACTCGGCCACAAGCTACATTAAAAGCTCTAATGAATTTTTAAAAAGTCAAGAAGATTCACTGGCTAAAGATATAACCAGTGGAGTCTCCGCAGAAAAACTGAAAGAAAGATCGAGCAAAATTTCAAAGATCAACGACGTGATCGACCTCGGAAATGATACACGAATTTCTGTCTGGAAAGCCCAGGCACTCAGAGAACCCAAAGTTCTTGAAGGGGCGATGAGCAATTTTTCCAAAATCGAAGATTTGTTGTTCAAAATAAAAAACATCACTTTTGCTGAAAACAACCTGAAACAATTAGCCGCGATATCTGAATCTGCGCAAGCTTACAAATCTGCGATGACCGGTCTCTTGGCCAACTGGAATGAATTGCAAAAAATCAACGTTAAAAGGACAGAAATCGGCCAAGCAGTTTTAAGTGCTGCCGCTCAGACCTCCCTTGCAGGTATGGATCAAACCAGTGAAATTTCGAAGGAAGCAGTCACTAATCTTGGGACAGCATCTACTACAATGATTGTTGGACTTTCTATCGCACTCCTCCTTGGAATTATTGTTTCGGTAGTTTTGACAAAAGCCATTACGGGACCAGTCCAAAAGGGTGTTAAATTTGCAGAAGCAATGTCTAACGGTGATTTCACTAAAACTCTTGATATAGAACAAAAGGATGAAATTGGTATTTTGGCAGCATCCCTCAATACTATGGTTGTAAAATTGCGTGAAGTTGTTGCTGAAATCCAATCTGCCTCAGAAAATGTAGCCTCGGGTTCAGAAGAATTATCGGCTTCAGCTCAAAGTATGTCCCAAGGTGCTACTGAACAAGCAGCCAGCGTTGAAGAGATCTCTTCATCCATGGAGCAAATGTCTTCAAACATCAAGCAAAATGCTGAAAATGCACAGCAAACTCAATCAATCGCTGTAAAAGCAGCTCAAGACGCTCAAGAAGGTGGAAAAGCTGTCATTTCAGCTGTGACCGCCATGAAAAATATCGCTGAAAAAATTTCAATTATCGAAGAAATCGCTCGTCAGACCAACCTGTTAGCCCTAAACGCCGCTATCGAAGCCGCTAGAGCAGGTGAACACGGTAAAGGATTCGCAGTTGTCGCCGCAGAAGTCAGGAAACTGGCCGAGCGCAGTGGCAGTGCTGCATCCGAAATTTCTGACCTTTCGACCTCGAGTGTTCGAATTGCTGAGCAAGCTGGGGAAATGTTGACCAAGATGGTCCCAGACATCCAGCGGACAGCTGACCTTGTCCAGGAAATCGCTGCATCCAGTATGGAACAAAACTCTGGTGCAGACCAGATCAATAAAGCCATCACTCAACTTGATCAGGTTGTCCAACAGAACGCATCTGCTTCTGAGGAAATGGCTTCGACATCGGAAGAACTCTCAAGCCAAGCTGAACAACTCCAAAGCACAATTGAGTTCTTCCAAGTTGGTAACACAGGTAACAGACGGCGTTCAATGCCCAAAGCCTTGCCTACTGGTCGCCAACGGGTCGTTCACTCTGCCAGAAGACAAACATCTACCGCAAAAATCGATTTGGATATGGAAGATACTGACTTCGAAAAATTCTAG
- a CDS encoding chemotaxis protein: MSQEILLETGTNEFEILEFFISSQMSEDLPIETNLFGINVAKVVEVIESPGLEITYDNVNPCFMGVISLRGSILPILDLSKWLKISRQKSKNEIIIVTEFSKQTAGFLVSGVVEIHRLDWTQVEFPDKLVASNKENCVVGIVQIEQKIIQLLDLEYMISDLTGINIETKPSSFVSENKFRSLIADDSKLIREMLKTSLEEANFEVREFTNGLDCWNFLSQIAADLQDNSDSKYTGYDIIITDIEMPQMDGFTLTKQIKQHAVLKNIPVLLYSSIITEELYHKGQFVGADEQMSKPDLHKVPQVSVKLIEQYRSK, from the coding sequence ATGTCACAAGAAATTCTTCTCGAAACAGGAACTAATGAGTTCGAAATTTTAGAGTTTTTTATTTCGTCACAAATGTCCGAAGACCTACCAATTGAAACCAACTTGTTCGGAATTAACGTCGCTAAAGTAGTTGAAGTAATCGAAAGTCCTGGACTAGAAATAACTTACGACAATGTCAATCCTTGTTTCATGGGAGTCATCTCATTGCGGGGATCAATTTTGCCAATTCTAGATCTTTCAAAATGGCTTAAAATATCCCGCCAAAAGTCTAAAAATGAAATCATAATTGTCACGGAATTCAGCAAACAAACAGCTGGCTTCTTAGTATCTGGAGTGGTTGAAATACATCGGCTTGACTGGACTCAAGTCGAATTTCCTGACAAGCTTGTCGCATCTAACAAAGAAAACTGCGTAGTTGGCATAGTACAAATAGAACAAAAAATCATTCAGCTACTTGATCTAGAGTACATGATTTCTGATTTGACCGGCATTAATATTGAAACGAAACCTAGCTCCTTTGTTTCAGAGAATAAATTCCGGTCCTTGATAGCTGACGATTCAAAACTCATACGCGAAATGCTAAAAACGTCTCTAGAAGAAGCAAACTTCGAAGTACGCGAGTTTACTAACGGACTAGACTGTTGGAATTTTTTAAGCCAGATAGCCGCTGACCTTCAAGACAATTCTGACTCAAAATATACTGGTTACGATATCATCATAACAGATATTGAAATGCCTCAAATGGATGGTTTCACGCTTACAAAACAAATCAAACAACATGCAGTTTTGAAAAACATTCCTGTCTTGCTTTATTCATCTATCATCACTGAAGAATTATACCACAAAGGCCAATTCGTTGGCGCAGACGAGCAAATGTCAAAACCTGACCTGCACAAAGTTCCGCAGGTTTCTGTGAAATTAATTGAGCAATACCGCTCAAAGTGA
- a CDS encoding ATP-binding protein yields the protein MITAKHPRYIMSHSKEINHPTSKEIETLSKTVMQDKSLFNTVLNCLPMPYFLVDNSERIVQTNSASLEMLKISGPIEETYGKTLAEVFYNDPKHITFMSQTLCQGIVYRDLEVPTKDRHGNDLNIIANIFPLYDTNNICIGGMSIYVNHTERKMTQKALQESEKKNHDLIQNLHAGVVVHAPDSRIIVANDQASQLLGLSIPQLKGKNALDPEWCFIHEDGTKMSFAEYPVSQVIKTRSPVRNLILGINRHLHKDLVWVLVNAFPEFDQNNELLQVIVTFVNITDRKKYEEQILRNEMRLLSIVNILQHQFTSAQDFLDFALDEAIKITESKIGYIYRYNEDRQVFILNTWSKDVMHECSITSPQVCYELDKTGIWGEAVRQRKPIILNNFQEEHPLKKGLPPGHAFLKSFMTIPVFKENKIVLVVGMGNKESDYSSTDVYQLTLLMDSVSKILDQKKAEQALVKSEETLRSIIQETPIGIHIYELFERELVLTGANQAADLILGINHSQLIGKKLNDAFPMLEETNISDQYLEVLKTGKTWHTEQIGYEDVNISGTYEILCFRIFSNQIAVMFMDISSRKQEEFELENAKRAAESSNKAKSEFLANMSHEIRTPLNGIMGMLQLLESTDTDHEQSEYIDIALSSCRNLTRLISDILDLSRIEHGNITLENHGFNISHLTEEVINTFITELSSKEIELSTSIEKNIPEIVYGDSGRLRQIIFNIFGNSIKFTSSGRIFINIDSLIQRQTIYLFIEVSDTGIGIPEDKLDEIFVPFTQADGSLTRKYGGVGLGLSIVKKLLIAMGGTITVESNIDKGTTTCIAIPFQTSEPPILDNTNKNYALPEINSTKLKILIAEDDPINQLTTSSFIKKIGHFSKCVNDEKEAIEILKSEHFDLILMDIQMPNLDGVETTLVIRNSNEIFSKIPIIAITAHAMDGDREFFLQSGMNGYLSKPLIIEDLNNVINQTLANANRQRADEAVIYPHNEKN from the coding sequence GTGATCACCGCAAAGCATCCAAGGTATATAATGTCACATTCTAAAGAAATCAACCACCCTACATCTAAAGAGATTGAGACTCTTAGCAAGACAGTTATGCAAGACAAAAGCTTGTTTAACACTGTCTTGAATTGTCTTCCAATGCCTTACTTTCTAGTCGATAATTCAGAGCGTATTGTTCAAACTAATTCAGCATCTCTAGAGATGCTCAAAATTTCTGGACCTATTGAAGAAACTTATGGAAAAACTTTGGCTGAAGTTTTTTACAACGACCCAAAGCATATAACTTTTATGAGCCAAACTCTTTGTCAAGGAATAGTTTATCGCGACCTTGAAGTTCCCACCAAAGATAGACACGGGAACGACCTCAATATCATAGCTAACATTTTCCCGCTTTATGACACAAACAATATCTGCATAGGAGGAATGAGCATTTACGTTAACCATACAGAACGTAAAATGACACAAAAAGCTTTACAAGAAAGTGAAAAGAAAAATCATGACCTCATCCAAAATCTTCATGCAGGAGTAGTTGTACACGCTCCAGATTCCAGAATTATTGTCGCCAACGACCAAGCTTCTCAGTTACTTGGGCTTTCAATACCCCAACTTAAAGGCAAAAATGCACTAGACCCAGAGTGGTGTTTTATTCATGAAGATGGAACAAAAATGTCCTTCGCAGAATACCCAGTATCTCAGGTTATCAAAACCCGTTCTCCAGTGCGAAATTTAATTTTAGGAATAAATCGTCATCTTCACAAAGACTTAGTTTGGGTTTTAGTCAATGCTTTTCCTGAATTTGACCAAAACAATGAACTACTTCAGGTAATTGTAACTTTTGTCAATATAACTGACCGTAAAAAATACGAAGAACAAATTCTTCGAAACGAGATGAGACTACTTTCTATTGTAAATATTCTTCAACATCAATTCACTTCTGCACAGGATTTTTTGGACTTTGCGCTCGATGAAGCCATAAAAATTACTGAAAGTAAAATAGGATATATATATCGTTACAATGAGGACAGACAGGTTTTTATTTTAAACACTTGGTCAAAAGACGTTATGCATGAGTGCAGCATCACTTCTCCGCAAGTTTGTTATGAATTAGATAAAACAGGCATCTGGGGAGAGGCTGTCCGACAACGCAAGCCCATAATCCTCAATAATTTCCAAGAAGAGCACCCTTTAAAAAAAGGGTTACCTCCTGGCCATGCATTTTTAAAATCATTTATGACAATTCCAGTATTCAAAGAAAACAAGATTGTTCTTGTCGTCGGCATGGGAAACAAAGAATCTGATTACTCTAGCACTGATGTTTACCAATTAACACTACTAATGGACTCTGTTTCCAAGATTCTCGATCAAAAAAAAGCCGAGCAAGCTCTTGTCAAAAGCGAAGAGACGCTACGATCCATCATACAGGAGACACCGATAGGCATACATATCTACGAACTCTTTGAACGCGAACTTGTACTCACTGGAGCAAATCAAGCTGCAGATTTAATACTTGGCATAAATCATTCACAATTGATTGGAAAAAAACTTAACGACGCTTTTCCAATGCTTGAAGAAACCAATATCTCGGATCAATATTTAGAAGTATTGAAAACGGGAAAGACTTGGCATACAGAGCAAATCGGATATGAAGACGTCAACATCTCAGGAACTTATGAAATTCTTTGTTTTAGAATTTTTTCAAACCAAATCGCAGTAATGTTCATGGACATATCGTCTCGTAAGCAAGAGGAGTTTGAACTTGAAAATGCAAAAAGAGCCGCTGAATCTTCAAATAAAGCAAAATCTGAATTTCTCGCAAACATGAGTCACGAAATAAGAACTCCACTAAACGGAATCATGGGAATGCTACAATTGCTTGAGTCAACAGACACGGATCATGAACAAAGCGAATATATAGACATTGCGTTAAGTTCTTGCAGAAACTTAACACGTTTAATTTCCGACATTCTGGACTTATCTAGAATTGAGCACGGAAATATCACTTTAGAAAACCACGGCTTCAACATCAGCCACCTCACCGAAGAAGTTATCAACACTTTCATAACAGAATTATCTTCGAAAGAAATCGAGCTATCAACTTCCATAGAAAAAAATATTCCAGAAATTGTTTACGGAGATTCTGGTCGATTGAGACAAATTATTTTTAATATTTTTGGCAATTCAATTAAATTCACCTCAAGCGGACGTATATTCATTAACATTGATTCTTTAATTCAACGCCAGACCATATATCTATTTATTGAGGTATCAGATACTGGCATAGGCATTCCTGAAGACAAACTAGATGAAATTTTTGTTCCATTTACACAGGCTGATGGTTCATTGACTCGTAAATATGGTGGAGTTGGCCTGGGACTTTCAATCGTTAAAAAGTTACTTATTGCGATGGGAGGAACAATAACTGTAGAGAGCAACATTGACAAAGGGACGACTACTTGCATTGCCATTCCGTTTCAAACTAGCGAACCACCTATTTTAGACAACACCAACAAAAACTATGCGTTACCGGAAATAAATTCAACAAAATTAAAGATACTTATCGCAGAAGATGACCCTATAAATCAACTAACAACATCGAGCTTTATCAAAAAAATTGGCCATTTTTCAAAATGCGTAAACGACGAAAAAGAAGCCATTGAAATTTTAAAATCTGAACACTTCGACTTAATACTAATGGACATACAAATGCCAAACTTAGATGGAGTTGAAACTACTTTAGTAATAAGAAATTCTAACGAAATTTTTTCTAAAATTCCAATCATCGCTATAACAGCTCACGCAATGGATGGTGATCGTGAATTTTTTTTACAGAGCGGAATGAATGGATATCTATCAAAACCATTAATAATCGAAGACCTCAACAATGTCATCAACCAGACTCTCGCGAACGCTAACCGCCAAAGAGCTGACGAGGCAGTGATTTATCCGCACAACGAAAAAAATTAA
- a CDS encoding response regulator codes for MNITRTILLVEDDVINRVALCRFLSKQGHVVHPAKDGDEALEVYAKNKFDLVIMDLVMPGIDGAETARKMRFISNSTDGDYPPIIIITAIDHRAQNLEKIFRAGVDRVVQKPIEHAQLLECIDELLLPKSATK; via the coding sequence ATGAACATCACAAGAACAATTCTTCTCGTCGAAGATGACGTTATTAACAGAGTTGCACTTTGCCGTTTTCTCAGCAAACAGGGGCATGTGGTTCATCCAGCAAAGGACGGCGATGAAGCACTGGAAGTATATGCAAAAAATAAATTCGACTTGGTAATAATGGATCTTGTCATGCCCGGGATTGATGGCGCTGAAACAGCAAGAAAAATGCGGTTTATATCCAACAGCACGGACGGTGACTACCCACCGATCATTATAATCACTGCCATTGATCACCGCGCACAAAATTTAGAAAAGATATTCAGAGCGGGCGTCGACCGAGTAGTACAAAAACCCATCGAGCATGCTCAACTACTGGAGTGCATAGACGAACTGCTGTTGCCCAAAAGCGCAACTAAATAA
- a CDS encoding bacteriohemerythrin: MPIAQWDDYLSVGHSKIDSQHERLFVYINKLQDSIEKEYVLGDLRVLLVDLYRYARYHFSEEESLMRSSGYPMLNEHISSHNDFLVSVDRFIVDERLDSMSLRVDVITFLVTWIMNHIPYVDQNFFMYLKSQEI; the protein is encoded by the coding sequence ATGCCAATTGCGCAGTGGGATGACTACCTTTCTGTTGGTCACAGCAAAATAGACAGTCAGCATGAGAGACTTTTTGTTTACATTAATAAACTTCAGGATTCTATAGAAAAAGAATATGTCCTTGGTGATCTTCGTGTGTTGCTGGTTGATTTATATAGATATGCTAGGTATCATTTTTCTGAAGAAGAGTCTCTGATGCGATCTTCGGGTTACCCTATGCTTAATGAACACATTTCTAGTCATAATGACTTTCTTGTGAGCGTCGATAGGTTTATTGTTGACGAACGTTTAGATTCGATGTCTTTGCGGGTTGATGTGATTACTTTTTTAGTGACTTGGATTATGAATCATATCCCATATGTCGATCAAAACTTTTTTATGTATCTTAAGTCTCAGGAAATTTGA
- a CDS encoding GGDEF domain-containing protein translates to MSNDCPSDSCAIKKLCSEMHKIGCGSKPSWLAVVLFVRNLVGNFSIFTDEQKSAIQRTVFSRLSRKDSSDNNFDQIIDDLEMFIASNQVTVSAEDELESQKNITSSLAMVVNEFISESLSSEQERGKLLSTFGRETLEVLSEADDLEALRPKLKVLLKSMLLHYKEKAKDWERKARFLEQTVNVDPLLAPLHNRRYLESYLRNAIEQNQVDNSPLSVLMLDIDNFKEVNDTYGHQVGDDVLRTLAKIISAHSEKYGWFAARYGGDELVVVCAVSVDEALLHSDAIRLAVQNYEFKPRINGKLADGSIRFTVSIGVAGYQLGMSSDELLNCADKAMYDVKGTGKNNVAQFGVISVEPEW, encoded by the coding sequence ATGTCAAACGACTGTCCCAGCGATTCTTGCGCGATAAAAAAATTATGTTCTGAGATGCACAAGATTGGATGCGGGAGTAAGCCTTCCTGGCTCGCCGTAGTTCTTTTTGTCAGGAATTTGGTTGGAAACTTCTCGATATTTACTGATGAACAAAAATCAGCAATACAAAGAACAGTATTTAGTCGTTTATCTAGAAAAGATTCTTCGGATAATAATTTTGATCAAATTATCGATGACCTTGAAATGTTTATAGCAAGTAACCAGGTTACTGTCAGTGCTGAAGATGAGCTTGAGTCTCAAAAAAATATTACATCATCGCTTGCAATGGTGGTCAATGAATTCATAAGCGAATCATTGTCTTCAGAGCAAGAACGGGGAAAGTTGCTAAGTACCTTCGGGCGGGAGACATTGGAGGTACTTTCCGAAGCTGATGACCTCGAAGCTTTGAGGCCAAAGCTGAAAGTTCTACTGAAAAGCATGTTGTTGCATTATAAGGAAAAAGCAAAGGACTGGGAAAGAAAAGCACGATTCCTTGAGCAAACGGTTAATGTTGACCCGCTTTTAGCTCCACTTCATAATCGTCGGTATCTTGAGTCTTACCTTCGGAATGCTATCGAACAAAATCAAGTAGATAACAGTCCTCTTTCTGTCTTGATGCTTGACATTGATAATTTTAAAGAAGTCAATGACACATATGGTCATCAAGTTGGTGACGATGTCTTGAGGACTTTAGCGAAAATTATCAGTGCACATTCTGAAAAATATGGGTGGTTTGCCGCTCGGTATGGTGGAGACGAACTGGTTGTTGTGTGTGCTGTTTCTGTTGATGAAGCATTACTGCATTCTGATGCAATACGTTTGGCTGTTCAAAATTATGAATTCAAGCCAAGAATTAACGGAAAGCTGGCAGATGGATCGATTCGATTTACGGTGTCTATTGGGGTCGCTGGGTATCAGTTGGGTATGTCGTCGGATGAACTTCTGAATTGTGCGGATAAGGCTATGTACGATGTAAAAGGTACTGGGAAGAATAATGTTGCTCAGTTTGGCGTTATAAGTGTTGAGCCGGAATGGTGA
- a CDS encoding J domain-containing protein: MTHPKPNPSPQPETMADLTRRFSSSPIFIATGLATGCAATIVYLYIMICKRKNRQEETLREEAAQTSSHNFQDRVKMDHEEQIRKNLEDQSNAYLQREAARRQRQKHNEFLNESWQRAQRKRQEKKERTETHNHEQKDNNQQKASRTADHRDISHDKKWACSILGVNLRASPREIKRSYIKMIKKTHPDKASSINKATEAEFLEKAKLINVAYDIMKK, translated from the coding sequence ATGACACATCCAAAGCCCAACCCCAGCCCACAGCCTGAAACAATGGCAGACCTTACCAGAAGGTTCAGCAGTTCGCCAATTTTTATCGCGACTGGCCTCGCTACGGGCTGCGCTGCAACTATTGTTTATTTGTATATCATGATTTGCAAACGCAAGAACCGTCAAGAAGAAACTCTTCGTGAAGAAGCTGCACAAACATCTTCACACAACTTTCAAGATCGAGTTAAAATGGATCACGAAGAACAGATCAGAAAGAATCTTGAGGATCAAAGCAATGCCTATTTACAGCGGGAAGCCGCTCGACGTCAACGTCAAAAGCACAATGAATTTCTTAATGAATCTTGGCAACGTGCTCAAAGAAAACGACAAGAAAAAAAAGAACGAACGGAAACACATAACCATGAACAGAAAGATAACAACCAACAAAAAGCCTCGAGAACGGCAGATCATCGAGACATATCGCATGACAAAAAGTGGGCGTGTTCGATTCTCGGTGTTAATTTACGGGCCTCTCCAAGAGAAATAAAACGATCATACATTAAAATGATAAAAAAAACCCACCCAGACAAGGCAAGCTCTATAAACAAAGCCACGGAAGCCGAGTTTCTGGA